One region of Rhodocaloribacter litoris genomic DNA includes:
- the trpS gene encoding tryptophan--tRNA ligase — protein MTETTTQPVPAEKTAAPTRHVVVSGIQPSGTLHLGNYFGALRQHIALHTQYEAYYFIVNYHALTSLRDADALRRYSLDVALDYLALGFDPTRASLFLQSDVPQVTELAWIFYNLTPVSQLEKGVSYKDKVAQGLPANAGLFNYPVLQAADILIYGGTLVPVGADQKQHIEITRDLAGRFNQTFCPEDDPLFPLPEPYILDDVAVVPGLDGRKMSKSYGNTIGIFDEGKALKKKVMSIVTDSTPLEAPKDPERCNVFALIRLFADDETRERIAAAYRAGGYGYGHAKQELYRLIMDHFAEARERRRELEKHPDDVMDILREGGRKGREKAESIMEKVRERVGLITTYDRTGW, from the coding sequence ATGACGGAAACGACGACCCAACCCGTTCCCGCCGAAAAGACGGCCGCACCGACCCGGCACGTGGTCGTCTCCGGCATCCAGCCCTCGGGGACGCTCCACCTGGGCAACTATTTCGGGGCGCTGCGCCAGCACATCGCCCTGCACACGCAGTACGAGGCCTACTACTTCATCGTCAACTACCACGCGCTGACCTCGCTCCGCGACGCCGACGCCCTGCGCCGGTACTCCCTCGACGTGGCGCTCGACTACCTGGCCCTCGGCTTCGATCCGACCCGGGCCAGCCTGTTCCTCCAGAGCGACGTGCCGCAGGTGACCGAGCTGGCCTGGATCTTCTACAACCTGACGCCCGTCTCCCAGCTCGAAAAGGGCGTCTCCTACAAGGACAAGGTGGCGCAGGGCCTGCCGGCCAACGCCGGCCTGTTCAACTACCCGGTCCTCCAGGCCGCCGACATCCTGATCTACGGCGGCACGCTCGTCCCCGTGGGCGCCGACCAGAAGCAGCACATCGAGATCACGCGCGACCTCGCTGGCCGCTTCAACCAGACCTTCTGCCCCGAGGACGACCCGCTCTTCCCCCTCCCCGAGCCCTACATCCTCGACGACGTCGCCGTCGTCCCGGGCCTCGACGGGCGGAAGATGTCCAAGAGCTATGGCAATACCATCGGCATCTTCGACGAGGGCAAGGCGCTCAAGAAAAAGGTGATGAGCATCGTCACCGACTCGACGCCCCTCGAAGCGCCGAAAGACCCGGAGCGCTGTAACGTGTTCGCCCTGATCCGCCTCTTCGCCGACGACGAGACGCGCGAGCGCATCGCCGCCGCCTACCGCGCCGGCGGCTACGGCTACGGCCATGCCAAACAGGAGCTCTACCGGCTGATCATGGACCACTTCGCCGAAGCCCGCGAGCGCCGCCGCGAGCTCGAAAAGCACCCGGACGACGTGATGGACATCCTCCGCGAAGGCGGTCGCAAGGGGCGCGAAAAGGCCGAATCCATCATGGAAAAGGTGCGCGAACGCGTGGGCCTGATCACGACGTACGACCGAACGGGATGGTGA
- a CDS encoding anthranilate synthase component II, whose protein sequence is MILVIDNYDSFTYNLVHLVAREEDEVRVVRNDALTVEDVRAMQPDGILISPGPGRPADAGITEALIRELGAETPILGVCLGHQAIGEVFGGRVVHAPALMHGKTSTIRHDGRTIFAGLSQPFTATRYHSLVVDRATLPEVLEVSAETADGVIMGLRHRSLPIEGIQFHPESVITVEGPRLVANWLQRVAEHAAHRTAAHEG, encoded by the coding sequence ATGATCCTCGTCATCGACAACTACGACTCGTTCACCTACAACCTGGTGCACCTGGTGGCGCGCGAGGAGGACGAGGTCCGGGTCGTGCGGAACGACGCCCTGACCGTCGAGGACGTGCGGGCCATGCAGCCGGACGGCATCCTGATCTCGCCGGGTCCGGGTCGTCCCGCCGACGCCGGCATCACGGAGGCCCTCATCCGCGAGCTGGGCGCCGAGACGCCGATCCTGGGGGTGTGCCTGGGCCACCAGGCCATCGGCGAGGTCTTCGGCGGGCGGGTCGTCCATGCGCCGGCGCTCATGCACGGCAAGACGAGCACCATCCGCCACGACGGCCGCACCATCTTCGCCGGCCTGTCGCAGCCCTTCACCGCCACCCGCTACCACTCGCTCGTGGTCGACCGGGCCACGCTCCCGGAGGTGCTGGAGGTCTCGGCCGAGACGGCCGACGGGGTCATCATGGGCCTGCGCCACCGCAGCCTGCCCATCGAGGGTATCCAGTTTCACCCGGAGAGCGTGATCACCGTCGAGGGTCCCCGCCTCGTCGCCAACTGGCTGCAGCGCGTGGCCGAGCACGCCGCACACAGAACCGCCGCACACGAAGGATGA
- the trpD gene encoding anthranilate phosphoribosyltransferase, whose translation MKTFLRTIAEQGTLSREEAEAAMHLMMRGEAAPEEMAGLLLGLRARGETLDELAGFTRVMRAYAVPVVLDDPHAIDVVGTGGDGRGTFNISTAAAFVCAGAGVTVAKHGNRSVSSKCGSADVLAALGVRTELGKEGVERCLREAGIAFLFAPLFHPAVRHVMPVRRALGVRTFFNILGPLCNPAGVRRYLVGAFSEAVARQMAAILAHLGADYALTVHAADGLDELSLSAPTTVFAYDAARATGPDDIATWTVTPEAHGLARVPLEALAGGDAGENAALIRAVLDGRPGSHRDVVLLNAAYALLASGRFASLEACFEAARESLDSGAARARLDALVEVSNAG comes from the coding sequence ATGAAGACGTTTCTCAGGACGATCGCCGAACAGGGCACCCTCAGCCGGGAGGAGGCCGAGGCGGCCATGCACCTGATGATGCGGGGCGAGGCGGCTCCGGAGGAGATGGCCGGCTTGCTGCTGGGCCTGCGGGCCCGGGGCGAGACGCTCGACGAGCTCGCCGGCTTCACCCGGGTGATGCGCGCCTACGCCGTCCCGGTCGTGCTGGACGACCCGCACGCCATCGACGTCGTGGGCACCGGGGGCGACGGCCGCGGGACGTTCAACATCTCCACGGCGGCGGCGTTCGTCTGTGCCGGCGCCGGCGTGACCGTCGCCAAGCACGGCAACCGCTCGGTCTCGTCGAAGTGCGGCTCGGCCGACGTGCTGGCCGCCCTCGGGGTCCGCACCGAACTGGGCAAGGAAGGGGTGGAGCGTTGCCTGCGCGAGGCCGGGATCGCGTTCCTGTTCGCCCCGCTGTTTCACCCGGCCGTGCGCCACGTGATGCCCGTGCGGCGGGCCCTCGGCGTGCGCACCTTCTTCAACATCCTGGGGCCGCTGTGCAACCCCGCCGGGGTGCGACGCTACCTCGTCGGGGCCTTCAGCGAGGCGGTGGCCCGGCAGATGGCGGCCATCCTGGCCCACCTGGGCGCCGACTACGCCCTGACCGTCCACGCCGCCGACGGCCTCGACGAGCTCTCGCTCTCGGCCCCCACGACGGTCTTCGCCTACGACGCCGCCCGGGCCACCGGACCGGACGACATCGCCACGTGGACCGTCACGCCCGAGGCGCACGGCCTCGCACGCGTGCCGCTCGAGGCCCTCGCCGGCGGCGACGCCGGTGAGAACGCCGCCCTCATCCGCGCCGTGCTCGACGGCCGCCCCGGCTCCCATCGCGACGTGGTCCTCCTGAATGCGGCCTACGCCCTGCTCGCCAGCGGCCGCTTTGCCTCGCTGGAGGCCTGCTTCGAGGCCGCCCGGGAAAGCCTCGACAGCGGCGCCGCCCGCGCCCGCCTCGACGCCCTCGTCGAAGTTTCGAACGCAGGCTAA
- the trpC gene encoding indole-3-glycerol phosphate synthase TrpC codes for MSTLLDQIVAATREVIQRRRAEVPPAELEASPFFHGPTLSLERALRREHLAVIAEIKKASPSRGVIRPDFDVADLARQYKAAGADAVSVLTEPAFFQGSPEHLALARRTIDLPLLRKDFILDPYQLVEARALGADAVLLIAAVLERDRLHDLHQAATELGLSCLVEVHDLAELDRIDFDQVRILGVNNRNLRTFAVNVDHALEVFAHVPEGIVRVAESGLRSGRELAYLRAHGVDAVLIGETLMRAPAPGDKLRALRAEAETHRRPPQPARP; via the coding sequence GTGTCCACCCTCCTCGACCAGATCGTCGCCGCCACGCGGGAGGTGATCCAGCGCCGCCGGGCCGAGGTGCCGCCGGCCGAACTCGAAGCCTCGCCGTTCTTCCACGGCCCCACCCTGTCGCTGGAACGGGCGCTTCGTCGCGAGCACCTGGCCGTCATCGCCGAGATCAAGAAAGCCTCGCCCTCGCGCGGGGTGATCCGTCCCGACTTCGACGTGGCCGACCTGGCCCGGCAGTACAAGGCCGCCGGGGCCGACGCCGTCTCGGTGCTGACCGAGCCGGCCTTCTTCCAGGGATCCCCGGAGCACCTGGCCCTCGCCCGCCGGACGATCGACCTGCCGCTGCTCCGCAAGGACTTCATCCTCGACCCCTACCAGCTCGTCGAGGCCCGGGCCCTGGGCGCCGACGCCGTGCTCCTGATCGCCGCCGTGCTCGAGCGCGACCGGCTTCACGACCTGCACCAGGCCGCCACCGAACTCGGGCTCTCGTGCCTCGTCGAAGTCCACGACCTCGCCGAACTCGACCGCATCGACTTCGACCAGGTGCGCATCCTCGGGGTGAACAACCGCAACCTCCGCACCTTCGCGGTGAACGTCGACCACGCGCTGGAGGTCTTCGCCCACGTGCCGGAAGGCATCGTGCGCGTGGCCGAGAGCGGGCTGCGCAGCGGCCGGGAGCTGGCCTACCTGCGCGCCCACGGTGTCGACGCCGTCCTCATCGGCGAGACGCTGATGCGGGCCCCCGCGCCCGGTGACAAGCTCCGCGCCCTGCGGGCGGAGGCCGAGACGCACCGCCGCCCGCCCCAACCAGCCCGCCCCTGA
- a CDS encoding phosphoribosylanthranilate isomerase gives MTTRLKICGLTNLADARYCAAAGADYLGFIQYEGSPRYVDPATAREIIGWVYGAQAVGVFVNADADTINRTAEDTGFALVQLHGEEPPEVCAAVERPVIKALHVGSATTVDDLRRLMERYAPHVAYFLLDTRSHRARGGTGERFDWDRAAPLTKDYPVFLAGGIDATNVAEAVARVAPFAVDLSSSLEAEPGRKDFDKLAAFFEAWDALARSTS, from the coding sequence ATGACCACCCGTCTCAAGATCTGCGGCCTCACCAACCTGGCCGACGCCCGCTACTGCGCGGCGGCAGGGGCCGACTACCTCGGCTTCATTCAGTACGAAGGCAGCCCCCGCTACGTCGACCCGGCGACCGCCCGGGAGATCATCGGCTGGGTGTACGGGGCCCAGGCGGTGGGCGTCTTCGTGAACGCGGATGCCGACACGATCAACCGCACCGCCGAGGACACCGGATTCGCCCTGGTGCAGCTCCACGGCGAGGAGCCGCCCGAGGTGTGCGCCGCCGTCGAACGACCCGTCATCAAGGCCCTGCACGTCGGCTCGGCCACGACCGTGGACGACCTGCGCCGCCTGATGGAGCGCTACGCCCCGCACGTGGCCTACTTCCTCCTGGACACCCGCAGCCACCGCGCCCGGGGCGGCACCGGCGAGCGGTTCGACTGGGACCGGGCCGCCCCCCTCACCAAAGACTACCCGGTCTTCCTCGCCGGCGGCATCGACGCCACGAACGTGGCCGAAGCCGTGGCCCGCGTGGCCCCCTTTGCCGTCGACCTCTCCAGCAGCCTCGAAGCCGAACCCGGACGGAAGGACTTCGACAAGCTCGCGGCCTTCTTCGAAGCCTGGGATGCCCTTGCACGTTCAACGTCTTAA
- the trpB gene encoding tryptophan synthase subunit beta, which produces MPDPAPAPASPYLAPDATGHFGPYGGTFVPEILIPALEELKAAYAEARQDPGFEAEYRALLRDYVGRPTPLTRAERLGEALGGLRVYLKREDLCHTGAHKINNTIGQVLLALRMGKTRIIAETGAGQHGVATATVCARFGLKCVVYMGEEDTHRQQLNVRRMQLLGAEVRPVTSGTRTLKDATNEAIRDWVTNVRDTFYIIGSVVGPHPYPMMVRDFQRIIGEETRRQLLEQEGRETPDALVACVGGGSNAIGLFHPFLDDAGVRLYGVEAAGEGLDGRHAATLTRGRPGILHGAMSYLLQDEEGQVACAHSISAGLDYPGVGPEHAYLKDTGRVQYRTATDAEALEGVKLLSRTEGIIPALETAHAVALLPALARELPRDAVVVLGCSGRGDKDMGTIAARLSETCNP; this is translated from the coding sequence ATGCCCGACCCCGCACCCGCTCCGGCATCCCCCTATCTCGCGCCCGACGCCACCGGGCACTTCGGCCCGTACGGCGGGACGTTCGTACCGGAGATCCTGATCCCGGCGCTCGAAGAACTCAAGGCTGCCTATGCCGAAGCGCGGCAGGACCCCGGCTTCGAAGCGGAGTACCGGGCGCTGCTGCGCGACTACGTGGGGCGGCCGACCCCGCTCACCCGGGCCGAGCGCCTAGGCGAGGCCCTGGGTGGGCTGCGCGTCTACCTGAAACGCGAGGACCTCTGCCACACCGGCGCGCACAAGATCAACAACACCATCGGGCAGGTCCTCCTGGCCCTGCGGATGGGCAAGACGCGCATCATCGCCGAGACGGGCGCCGGGCAGCACGGCGTGGCCACCGCCACCGTCTGCGCCCGCTTCGGCCTGAAGTGCGTGGTGTACATGGGTGAAGAGGACACGCACCGGCAACAGCTCAACGTGCGGCGGATGCAGCTCCTCGGCGCCGAGGTGCGGCCGGTCACGAGCGGCACGCGGACGCTCAAGGACGCCACGAACGAGGCCATCCGCGACTGGGTCACCAACGTCCGGGACACGTTCTACATCATCGGCTCGGTCGTCGGCCCCCATCCGTATCCGATGATGGTGCGCGACTTCCAGCGGATCATCGGGGAGGAGACCCGGCGGCAGCTCCTGGAGCAGGAGGGCCGGGAAACGCCGGATGCCCTCGTGGCCTGTGTGGGTGGCGGCTCGAATGCCATCGGCCTGTTCCACCCGTTCCTCGACGATGCGGGCGTCCGGCTCTACGGGGTGGAAGCCGCCGGCGAGGGCCTCGACGGTCGCCACGCCGCCACGCTCACCCGCGGCCGGCCCGGCATCCTGCACGGTGCCATGAGCTACCTCTTGCAGGACGAGGAAGGACAGGTCGCCTGTGCCCACTCCATCTCGGCGGGGCTGGACTACCCCGGCGTTGGCCCCGAACACGCCTACCTGAAGGACACGGGCCGCGTGCAGTACCGCACCGCCACCGACGCCGAGGCCCTCGAAGGCGTGAAGCTGCTGAGCCGCACCGAGGGCATTATCCCGGCACTCGAGACGGCCCACGCCGTCGCCCTCCTGCCCGCCCTCGCCCGCGAGCTGCCCCGCGACGCCGTCGTGGTGCTGGGCTGCTCCGGCCGCGGGGACAAGGACATGGGCACCATCGCCGCCCGCCTGAGCGAAACCTGCAACCCCTGA
- the trpA gene encoding tryptophan synthase subunit alpha, which translates to MSRLHDTFARLRERKEKALGLFLTSGFPEPDATLPILQALDEAGADFIELGMPFSDPLAEGLPIQRSSERALRHGITMEATLRTAAAFRAASETPLLLMGYANPVYRYGVRAFCRRAAGAGVDGLILPDLPPEERGLVATEAADAGLDLIHLIAPNTPDERIEAIDRITTGFVYAVSITGLTGTGLGAHDAVAAYLERARRHVTLNPLLVGFGIRTHEDAVRLTRHTDGFIVGSALITLAERLWDDPARTETERLDAVRAFVRSLKHGTPVPG; encoded by the coding sequence ATGTCCCGCCTGCACGACACGTTTGCCCGCCTCCGTGAGCGAAAGGAAAAGGCGCTGGGGCTCTTCCTGACGAGCGGCTTTCCCGAACCGGACGCCACGCTGCCGATCCTGCAGGCCCTCGACGAGGCCGGAGCCGACTTCATCGAACTCGGCATGCCCTTCAGCGACCCGCTGGCCGAAGGCCTGCCCATCCAGCGGTCGAGCGAGCGGGCGCTCCGCCATGGCATCACGATGGAAGCGACGCTCCGGACGGCGGCGGCCTTCCGCGCCGCGAGCGAGACGCCGCTGCTCCTGATGGGCTACGCGAACCCGGTCTACCGCTACGGCGTGCGGGCCTTCTGCCGCCGCGCCGCCGGGGCGGGCGTGGACGGCCTCATCCTGCCCGACCTGCCCCCGGAGGAGCGCGGTCTCGTCGCCACCGAAGCCGCCGACGCCGGCCTCGACCTGATCCACCTCATCGCCCCGAACACCCCGGACGAACGCATCGAAGCCATCGACCGGATCACGACCGGCTTCGTCTATGCGGTCTCCATCACGGGCCTGACCGGCACCGGCCTCGGCGCCCATGACGCCGTAGCCGCCTACCTCGAACGTGCCCGCCGGCACGTCACGCTCAACCCGCTGCTCGTCGGCTTCGGCATCCGAACGCACGAGGACGCCGTCCGCCTGACGCGCCACACCGACGGCTTCATCGTCGGCTCGGCCCTGATCACCCTGGCCGAACGCCTGTGGGACGACCCCGCCCGCACGGAAACCGAGCGGCTCGACGCCGTCCGGGCGTTCGTCCGCTCCCTCAAACACGGCACCCCGGTACCGGGCTGA
- a CDS encoding DUF4837 family protein: MPSKPGFIRALPPLLLALVLLAGCDRLITRPEATGPEGVITVVIDSTHWKGAVGEALREELGRWIGTLPVPERLFRLEATPLLSQQVFETVRKKKNVVFVAPLSDTTGVARFLRSRLAEEAEAAVTAGQRAVIPRRDLWRRHQMVVYLVAATPEDLVQTIRERGDDLRYTFNTITRERMTRSMFEKGRQTDLEARIMERHGFAVNVQHDYFIAIDTTNFIWLRRVVSEDSWRSVFIYYEDRGNPAVLSPEWIYATRDSLTRQYIQGNLGGYVAIDYRRPLETENINFLDRFGYETRGLWHMIGRDESGKTIEFGMGGPFLTYTFYDQTQGRLYMIDGMVFAPNFDKREFLRQIEVIAHTFRTREEAGAAGETAVTARVTD, from the coding sequence ATGCCCTCGAAACCCGGATTCATCCGCGCACTCCCGCCCCTCCTGCTGGCCCTGGTACTCCTGGCCGGCTGCGACCGGCTGATCACCCGGCCCGAAGCGACCGGTCCCGAAGGCGTCATCACCGTCGTGATCGACTCGACGCACTGGAAAGGGGCCGTCGGCGAGGCCCTGCGTGAAGAGCTTGGCCGCTGGATCGGAACGCTCCCGGTGCCGGAGCGCCTCTTCCGGCTCGAAGCGACACCCCTGCTCTCCCAGCAGGTCTTCGAGACGGTTCGGAAAAAGAAGAACGTCGTCTTCGTGGCCCCGCTGAGTGACACCACCGGGGTAGCCCGGTTCCTCCGGAGCCGCCTCGCCGAGGAGGCCGAAGCGGCCGTCACCGCCGGGCAGCGTGCCGTCATTCCCCGCCGCGACCTGTGGCGACGCCACCAGATGGTCGTCTATCTCGTGGCCGCCACCCCCGAGGATCTGGTCCAGACCATCCGCGAGCGGGGCGACGACCTGCGCTACACGTTCAACACCATCACGCGCGAGCGGATGACGCGCAGCATGTTCGAAAAGGGCCGGCAAACCGACCTCGAAGCCCGGATCATGGAACGGCACGGCTTCGCCGTCAACGTCCAGCACGACTACTTCATCGCCATCGACACGACCAACTTCATCTGGCTCCGGCGGGTGGTCTCCGAAGACTCGTGGCGGAGCGTCTTCATCTATTACGAAGACCGGGGCAACCCGGCCGTCCTCTCGCCGGAATGGATCTATGCCACACGGGACAGCCTCACCCGGCAGTACATCCAGGGCAATCTGGGCGGCTACGTGGCCATCGACTACCGCCGCCCCCTGGAGACGGAAAACATCAACTTCCTCGACCGCTTCGGCTATGAGACGCGGGGGCTCTGGCACATGATCGGCCGGGACGAGTCCGGCAAAACGATCGAGTTCGGGATGGGCGGGCCGTTCCTGACCTACACGTTCTACGACCAGACGCAGGGGCGCCTGTACATGATCGACGGGATGGTCTTCGCCCCCAACTTCGACAAACGCGAGTTCCTCCGCCAGATCGAGGTGATCGCCCACACGTTTCGCACGCGTGAGGAAGCCGGGGCTGCCGGCGAGACGGCCGTCACGGCCCGGGTGACCGACTGA
- a CDS encoding DUF4296 domain-containing protein, protein MRRLLRRVPACGLVLAMSLCTACSSLSPDAPPVADSTLVEVFIDLHLAAARADLYRDLPPGTRDSVLARHGLTPEEFEAAIRYYVEHPDAYVELYTRVLNRLNEERQGF, encoded by the coding sequence ATGCGTCGCCTCCTCCGGCGCGTGCCCGCGTGCGGGCTGGTCCTGGCGATGAGCCTCTGCACCGCCTGCTCGTCGCTCTCCCCGGATGCCCCGCCGGTCGCCGACAGTACCCTGGTGGAGGTGTTCATCGACCTGCACCTGGCCGCCGCCCGTGCCGACCTCTACCGCGACCTCCCCCCCGGCACGCGCGACTCGGTGCTGGCCCGGCACGGCCTCACCCCGGAGGAATTCGAGGCCGCCATCCGGTACTACGTCGAACACCCGGACGCCTACGTGGAACTCTACACCCGCGTGCTCAACCGGCTCAACGAGGAACGGCAGGGCTTCTGA
- a CDS encoding RecQ family ATP-dependent DNA helicase, whose translation MPRRPTDEAAEAPEDRPDAWRERAAEVLRRYWGHSAFRPGQWEAMAAVLAGRDVLAVLPTGAGKSACYQVPALLSKGLTLVVSPLIALMQDQVAGLNARGIPATFINSTLSAREIDQRWTDAEYGRYRLLYVAPERLQTDLFEARAGRFNVSLLAVDEAHCISEWGPHFRPAYLQIARAHALLGAPPVIAVTATATPQVRRDIVAHLGLRDPAVIVRGFDRPNIVWSIFRTENKRDKVLEVVRSVPGSGIVYAATRHGVERWAAWLREQGEPAAAYHAGLDAGSRATVQEAWLRDETRLIVATNAFGMGIDKPDVRFVLHVDVPASLESYYQEAGRAGRDGRRAYAVLLFHPPDEATQRALIAEAHPAAREVRAVYDAACNLARIPVASRPETPVTLDLEAIARLTGFGTGKVRAAIELLARQETWHPVPVRPHHGLIRFLQPANAVRDLARRLENRALAGFVEALLRTVHADAFTAWWEIDVRLLQARTRLPRARLFRGLAFLEERGLLAWQPPGRALQVLFAEPRSARLPVDDVQVRRARRRAEARLADMLRYARSVTCRRHFLLAYFGETAPPRCGTCDVCLGRHRPVVITPEDEPVMRQILHRVAHDVPRRRWFAEPPVPGHHLDGLVDWLVQEGYLQAIDPLEERFALTEKARDLLDQWEPRDDGTPPR comes from the coding sequence ATGCCCCGTCGCCCAACGGACGAAGCCGCCGAGGCCCCGGAGGACCGGCCGGACGCATGGCGCGAGCGCGCGGCAGAGGTGCTCCGGCGATACTGGGGGCACTCCGCGTTTCGCCCGGGCCAGTGGGAGGCCATGGCCGCGGTGCTGGCCGGGCGGGACGTGCTGGCCGTGCTGCCGACCGGTGCGGGCAAGTCGGCCTGCTACCAGGTGCCGGCCCTGCTGTCGAAGGGGCTCACGCTCGTCGTGTCTCCGCTCATCGCGCTGATGCAGGATCAGGTGGCGGGGCTGAATGCACGGGGCATCCCGGCGACGTTCATCAACAGCACCCTCTCCGCCCGCGAGATCGACCAGCGGTGGACGGACGCCGAATACGGGCGCTACCGGCTGCTCTACGTCGCACCCGAACGCCTGCAGACCGACCTCTTCGAGGCCCGCGCCGGGCGGTTCAACGTGTCGTTGCTGGCGGTGGACGAGGCGCACTGCATCAGTGAATGGGGCCCCCACTTCCGCCCGGCCTACCTGCAGATCGCGCGGGCCCACGCGCTGCTCGGCGCCCCCCCCGTTATCGCCGTGACGGCGACGGCTACCCCGCAGGTGCGCCGCGATATCGTCGCGCACCTGGGCCTGCGCGATCCGGCCGTCATCGTTCGGGGGTTCGACCGCCCCAACATCGTCTGGAGCATCTTCCGCACGGAGAACAAGCGGGACAAGGTGCTGGAGGTGGTACGCAGCGTGCCGGGCAGCGGCATCGTGTATGCGGCCACCCGGCACGGGGTCGAGCGGTGGGCGGCCTGGCTGCGGGAGCAGGGCGAGCCGGCGGCGGCCTACCACGCGGGCCTCGACGCCGGCTCGCGCGCGACCGTGCAGGAGGCCTGGCTCCGGGACGAGACGCGCCTCATCGTCGCCACGAACGCCTTCGGGATGGGCATCGACAAGCCGGACGTGCGCTTCGTGCTGCATGTGGACGTGCCCGCCTCCCTGGAGAGCTACTATCAGGAGGCGGGCCGGGCCGGGCGCGACGGCCGCCGGGCCTATGCGGTGCTGCTGTTCCACCCGCCCGATGAGGCCACCCAGCGCGCCCTCATCGCCGAGGCCCACCCGGCGGCCCGGGAGGTGCGGGCCGTCTACGACGCCGCCTGCAACCTGGCCCGCATCCCCGTGGCCTCCCGCCCCGAGACGCCGGTGACGCTCGACCTCGAAGCCATCGCCCGGCTGACCGGCTTCGGAACCGGCAAGGTACGCGCCGCCATTGAACTCCTGGCACGGCAGGAAACCTGGCATCCGGTGCCCGTTCGCCCCCATCACGGCCTGATCCGCTTCCTCCAGCCGGCCAACGCCGTGCGAGACCTGGCCCGGCGGCTGGAAAACCGCGCCCTGGCCGGCTTCGTCGAGGCCCTGCTGCGTACCGTCCACGCCGATGCGTTCACGGCCTGGTGGGAGATCGACGTGCGGCTGCTGCAGGCCCGCACCCGGCTGCCGCGCGCGCGGCTCTTTCGCGGGCTCGCCTTCCTGGAAGAACGCGGGCTGCTGGCCTGGCAGCCTCCGGGCAGGGCCCTGCAGGTGCTCTTCGCCGAGCCCCGCTCGGCACGCCTGCCGGTGGACGACGTGCAGGTGCGCCGGGCCCGTCGCCGCGCCGAGGCACGCCTGGCCGATATGCTGCGATACGCCCGCTCGGTCACCTGCCGGCGGCACTTCCTCCTGGCTTACTTCGGCGAGACCGCCCCGCCCCGCTGCGGCACGTGCGACGTCTGCCTGGGGCGGCACCGGCCCGTGGTCATCACCCCCGAAGACGAACCGGTCATGCGGCAGATCCTCCACCGGGTGGCGCACGACGTGCCCCGCCGGCGCTGGTTCGCGGAGCCGCCCGTGCCCGGGCACCACCTCGACGGCCTGGTCGACTGGCTCGTGCAGGAAGGATACCTCCAGGCGATCGATCCGCTGGAGGAGCGCTTCGCGCTCACCGAGAAAGCCCGGGACCTCCTCGATCAATGGGAACCGCGCGATGACGGAACACCGCCCCGCTGA